In Chlorocebus sabaeus isolate Y175 chromosome 9, mChlSab1.0.hap1, whole genome shotgun sequence, the genomic stretch TTCACATTTGGAATCAATGGAAAGGTGAAGCAACTCTTCTGCCATAGCAGCCTCTCAAGGTAAAGCAAATGCTAGCATCTTCCCAGTTGTCCCTTCCTTTTCCCATGTCCCTACTTCCTCATACTGAAAGACAGTCCCGTGCCTGAATTGATCAAGGAAGCCTAGGATTTTAGTTTTCTGCCTATTCTGACATAATCTCTTCAAATCCCCTCAGAAGATACATGCTCAAGATGGGTTCCAGGAAAAAACACTAGGAAAACAAACATGAATTCTCCTTCCACCTTAGTCAGTTACTTGCTATGTAACTTTGGAGAAGTTATTTGACCTTACttgacctcagttttctcttctgtaaccACTGGTCTATGTTTAAAAACACAGGCTCCCCAGCCAGATTGCATGAGTTTCTTCCTAAAATCCCAATAAACATCTTCCAAGGGTGTTCCGTaacaggcaggaaaaaaaaaaaaaatctaagcttATACTAGAGCTCTAAGCCCTGAATGTTTGTATCCTTGGCCAGTTTTTCCCAAGTCCTCTCCTGCCATCTCCCCTTTCATGCATCTCCAGTCAAATGGCCTTTTTCTTGTTCCTTGAACACACCAAACTTATTCCATGTTCAGGGCATCAGTTCATTGTCTCTTCTCATTCGGGCGTGACTTTTCTGGTTATTGGTATTATGGGCGATTTTTCATTGAATCGTGGACACTTTGACTGTTATGCTAGGAGACTCTAGGTCctatttaaatattgtattttattacgTAGTCACTGCCTAGGTTTAGCATGCAGGTCCTGGCTTACTTTTGTGGAATTAGATGCCAATGACAATTTAATTTTCAGAGGTTTCGTGGTGCTATTTTGGTCTGCTTCATTTATCTGGTGCTACTGGGGCTTCTAGGTCCCCAAAAGTGCTGCCTGAGGGACAGAAGGAGGGcccccaagctggagtccagGGGGCTCTCTAGCACATGGGAACAGAGTGCTTTCTGGGCTAGGTCACTGAATGTGGTCAGATCCCCCCTTTAGGGTCTGAGGAGGGAGTCTCAGGACTAGCAAGGAAGATGAGCACTGCCCCTGCAGACTTATTGCCAGTGGGGTTCGCAATCCACCCAACTTGCTACTGCTGCTGGGAAAGCCTGGGGTTGTCAGCAGGATTCACATTAAATCCTGGAGTGGAATAAGCTAGCTTGAGCATTGGAAAACACCAGGTCTGTCCACCTCCCCTGTTCTACTGCTGTGGAGCTTACCCAGGCCTGGGGTCCctagtagttttctttcttctttccaatttcagAGTTCTCCTTTGTTGGATTCGTGTTATTTCCAGGGATAATAATTATGCTTAGCAGGGAGAAACATGTCCACACAATCTTCCTTGAACCTGCTGTCTCTTCATTTAATTTTACTACACTGGCTGGATATGAGTACGTTAAAATCATACAAACCTAACTAGAACAGATATCCTGTTCGACTTTCATTTTTGTACTTCTTTTAACTATAAAGCATTAAAATTGTTCCATGTCAATGGAAGTGTGCCTGAATCCTAGTAAATGGCTCCATATTATTTCACTGTGCAATGAAAATCTAAAGTCTAACCAGTCTTCTATCACTGAACTTTTAAATGTAAGATGATTTTACCCTTcccatgtttctttttcttttatttgttaaattgagATCTCAAACTTGCTTTTGATTAGCAGTCAAACTCCAAAAATTAATGGAAGGGAAATAAGACCTGAAAAGGTAAAAGACTTAGAATTAAGTGattcaaaatagtatttataTTTCACAAGAGCAAAAATATGCCTATGGAATAGAATTCAGAACTCCATGAAAGAGAGCTGGTGTCCAGAGAGCTGATGTCACACAGCCTGTGGCATGAAGGTTGGAGTAGGCCCATTCTACCAGCTCCGGCTGAACCTGAGCTTCCAAAAGTGAGCTGAGCTGTTCAACCTTGAATATTAATTACTCCTAGCAGGGATAATTAGATCCCTCTTTCGCAGATTACAGGTTTGAgaagttccaaatatcccatgccctaaagcttttttttccctcttaattttattgttacaATTGGCCTTTATCTAGCTCTGGATGGTTGAACTGTAGTAAGTATGCTTAGCTCTCAGATTGGTTATTCTTCTCTCCTGGCTCACtgttcctcaatttcagagtgtTAGATTAAGCAAATTACTTATTCCAAACAAACTGCGTTTCCTGGGAGAATTGAGTATTTACTAAATAGGCAGAGGTAGGCCTATGGTCTACTAGGAAGACAGAATGAAGGACAGGGGCTCCTGGATAAGCTGGCTCCTGGTCTCTGCAGACCACTTCCCATCTCTGAGCCCTGGCAGGGGTTTGGGTGGAAGTGTCAGGAATCTCCTTAAACCCTGAGATAACCCAGTTGTCGGTGGGAAAATTGAAAACTGTTTTTCCCAAAATACTTATCACTTACAAAATAGATTTTCATATTCTCAGTATTGTTAGACATTACTTTTTAAACTAATTATCTTagcttcataaaataattttaaacctaaTGTATAGTGAGGGGTGACTTCTGACCCTTGGAGTGAACATATTTCAGGGCCCAGGTGGTGGGGAGTAAAGCCATCAGCTCCAGGGCAGGTCTGTGGTCATTTCCAGCTGCACATCATGCCTGTGAGAGGGAAAGATTCTTCCCACTGTCTGTCATTATGATTTCCTTCCCTCTGGAGTTTGCATTGAAGTCCATTTTTATCCATAAATAAAACCTTTTGTCTACCCCTGGGCCAGCTTAGGATCCTAGGTGTCTCTGGAAAGATTTGCTTGCAGTTTACATGCATAAAGATCTGTGTTTGGGGTTCACTCTTCCTCTACTAATGGAAGGTTGCTTAGTGACTGTGTGGGAACGGAGGCCATGTTCTGCTTCGCTGCACTTTCTCCCTAGGCGTGGCAAAGATGTTTGATCTCAGGACGAAGATCATGATCGGCATTGGAAGCAGCTTACTGGTTGCCGCGATGGTTCTCCTAATTGTTGTGCTCTGTCTTTACGTCAAAGTAGCCAAGGCACTAAAGTGAGTCATGTGGGGACAAGTGAATCACACCTCCTCAGATGGGATACCTGGACTCCCTATTTGAGCAAGGTCATGCCTTGCTGCTGTGGCCATACCCCTGAGTGAGTGAGGTCAAGAAGAACAAGCAGTTTTGAAATGGCAGCTGagtgtaaaatatttttcccttctgCCTGGGGTTTGTCGAATGTTCTCAGGTTAAGACTGTGAGAGTCAGTGGTGCTTGGCTGTCACTGGACCTCAATGAGTTTACCATCAGGTGTTTAATTCAGCACCTTGGCCAAACCTCCCTTGTTCAGCACCGTGGCCAGTGCCTCCCTCTGTTCAGCACCTTGGCGAGTGCCTCCCTGGGCATTGTAGGCTGAAGACTGTAGGGGAGGCTGCATGAATGAGCCTCTGCCTTGTGCTCATGCGGAGGATGGGCTGGATTGATCTCCTCTTGCCTGAGTTGGGAGCTCTCAGAGTGTTCCTTCATTTCTGGTGGCCTTGAGGACAAAGAGGTGGACCTTTAGGACTCTAGGATAGCTGACATATGTGAATATCCTGGGGGACAGCAGAAAAGGGAATGTAGGTTGAACAAAAGACAATTATAGTTTGGGGAGAAGACCCTTCAAGTACCAGAGAGGTTGGTTGTAAGACATAGTCCATTCTAAGGAGTTCACAGTGACACATCCCGGAGCCTGGGGCACAGCTGAATACAGCACCTTCCCATTGTTCCTCCATCTCGGGGGCCTGCAGTGACCACCTGGGTGACCTTGCTTGCAATTCACTTACCCTTACTTTTGTAACCTGAGTTTACATTTATAGCAATCGTAGGAGAGGAAGGGATTCAAGAGGAATTTGATACAGAGGAGAGAGCCTTAATGTAGGGTTGGTGTTCATGTTTGATTGGCTTTAGCACTAAATTTCCCAGATACCCCCAACAGTTCTAACAAAAGGACTGAGAAGAAAAATTCTAAGCCtgtggtttgtgtgtgtcttttcttaAGAGCTGCAAAGGACCCTGATGCTATGGCTGTAAAACATCACAGCCCAGACAAGGTGTGGTGGGCCAAGAACAGCCAGGCCAAAGCCACCACCATGGAGTCGTATCCGTCTCTCCAGTGCTGTGAAGGATGTAGAATGTATGGCAGTTTTGATGCCCTGCCACCTTGCTGTTGTGACACAGATGAGGGCCTCTGACTTGGGAAAGGTGGGCACAGAAATCTTCATGAGCAATATTTCTTTCttagtaaaacattttattattcaaGTCAAGTTCTAGAGTGTTTACATGCTATTATATAATGTACAGTgttattttctgtacttttgcATAAATGTGCAATATTGGAAATAATCCTCTGCCTCCAGTATTTTTGTTAGTTATAAACATCGcttatttaaatatgtatgttaCCCACTTTTGGATTTGGGGTCACTAGCTGGTAATATTACATTGTGGTAAAAGAAAGTTAGAAAATGAAAGTGTCCAGCACATCTCCCACCCTACAAGGAAAATGCACATTGATATTAGGACATTTCCAATGTCAGTCCCAACTGATCTCCCCCAGCTGGAGTAGCTCTTTTGGCTCTCCTGAGAGCTTTGGTCCCTGGCACCCCGCTCCTCCACCACAGATAATGGTCCATTC encodes the following:
- the FAM24A gene encoding protein FAM24A codes for the protein CGNGGHVLLRCTFSLGVAKMFDLRTKIMIGIGSSLLVAAMVLLIVVLCLYVKVAKALKAAKDPDAMAVKHHSPDKVWWAKNSQAKATTMESYPSLQCCEGCRMYGSFDALPPCCCDTDEGL